From Lagenorhynchus albirostris chromosome 10, mLagAlb1.1, whole genome shotgun sequence, the proteins below share one genomic window:
- the WDR6 gene encoding tRNA (34-2'-O)-methyltransferase regulator WDR6 isoform X2 encodes MDAHEDYVWPRATSELILLPVTGLECVGERLLAGEGPDVLVYTLDFGGHLRMMKRVQNLLGHYLIHGFRVRPEPNGDLDSEAMVAVFGSKGLRIVKIGWGQGRFRELWRSGLWNMSDWIWDARWLEGNMALALGHNSVVLYDPVVGCMLQDVPCTDRCTLSSACLIGDTWKELTIVAGAVSNQLLVWYPAAALIDNKPVAPDRRVSGHVGVIFSMSYLESKGLLATASEDRSVRIWKVGDLRVPGGRVQNIGHCFGHSARVWQVKLLENYLISAGEDCVCLVWSHEGEILQAFRGHQGRGIRAIAAHERQAWVITGGDDSGIRLWHLMGRGYPGSGVSTLGFKSHSRPGALKAVTLAGSWRVLAVTDTGALYLYDLEVKCWEQLLEDKCFQSYCLLEAAPGPEGFGLCAMANGEGHVKVVPINTATAAVDLTLFHGKVHSLSWALRGYEELLLLASGPGGVVACLEISAAPSGKAIFVKERCRYLLPPSKQRWHTCSAFLPPGDFLVCGDRRGSVLLFPSRPDLLKDLGVGGKVGAGTGALGTGSGSGGSENTLAEWGPVSTLPSLHGKQGVTSVTCHGGYVYTTGRDGAYYQLLVRGGQLQPVLRQKSCRGMNWVAGLRMVADGSMVILGFHANEFVVWSPRSHEKLHIINCGGGHRSWAFSDTEAAMAFAYLKDGDVMLYRALGGCTRPHVILRESLHGREITCVKRVGTVTLGPEFGVPSFMQPDHLEPGSEGPGLIDIVITCSEDTTVCILALPTATGSAHALTAVCNHISSVRAVAVWGTGTPGGPQDPQPGLTAHVVSAGGRAEMHCFTIMVSPDPSTPSRLACHVMHLSSHRLDEYWDRQRNRHRMIKVDPETRYMSLAVCELDRPGLGPLVAAACSDGAVRTLGSGYSSWLKPSTTSAVCSRSTPSHTRQPISGGDCSCAVQPRMAAWPSGISPLCWTMALLPWCLQQTLGFPTGWAAPA; translated from the exons GGTGGACATCTGCGGATGATGAAACGAGTGCAGAACCTGCTTGGCCACTATCTTATTCATGGGTTCCGAGTGCGACCAGAGCCCAACGGAGACCTTGACTCGGAGGCCATGGTGGCGGTGTTTGGGAGCAAGGGACTCCGAATTGTGAAAATTGGCTGGGGACAGGGCCGCTTCCGGGAGCTCTGGCGTTCTGGCCTGTGGAACATGTCTGACTGGATCTGGGATGCCCGTTGGCTTGAGGGGAACATGGCCTTGGCCCTGGGCCACAACTCAGTGGTGCTGTATGACCCTGTGGTAGGGTGCATGCTGCAGGACGTGCCCTGCACGGACAGGTGCACCCTCTCCTCAGCCTGTCTGATTGGAGATACCTGGAAGGAGCTGACCATAGTGGCGGGTGCCGTTTCCAACCAGCTCCTGGTCTGGTACCCAGCAGCTGCTTTAATAGACAATAAGCCAGTAGCCCCCGACCGACGGGTTAGTGGGCACGTGGGTGTCATCTTCAGCATGTCATACCTGGAAAGCAAAGGCCTGTTGGCCACAGCTTCAGAAGACCGAAGTGTTCGCATCTGGAAGGTGGGTGACCTGCGGGTGCCTGGGGGTCGGGTGCAGAATATTGGGCACTGCTTTGGGCACAGTGCCCGTGTATGGCAGGTCAAGCTCCTAGAAAATTACCTTATCAGTGCAGGAGAAGACTGCGTCTGCTTGGTATGGAGCCACGAAGGCGAAATCCTCCAGGCCTTTCGGGGCCACCAGGGCCGTGGGATCCGGGCCATAGCTGCTCATGAGAGACAGGCCTGGGTGATCACTGGGGGCGATGACTCAGGCATCCGGCTATGGCACTTGATGGGGCGTGGGTACCCGGGTTCGGGGGTCTCCACCCTCGGCTTCAAATCCCATAGCAGGCCAGGTGCCCTCAAGGCTGTGACGCTGGCTGGCTCATGGCGAGTACTGGCAGTGACTGATACAGGGGCCCTGTACCTTTATGACCTCGAGGTCAAGTGCTGGGAGCAGCTGCTGGAGGACAAGTGCTTCCAGTCCTACTGCCTCCTGGAGGCAGCCCCTGGTCCTGAGGGCTTCGGACTGTGTGCCATGGCCAATGGGGAAGGTCATGTCAAGGTTGTCCCCATCAACACTGCAACTGCAGCTGTGGACCTGACCCTGTTCCATGGGAAGGTGCACAGCCTGAGCTGGGCCTTGCGTGGCTACGAGGAGCTTCTGTTGCTAGCATCGggccctggtggtgtggtggctTGCCTAGAGATCTCTGCTGCGCCCTCTGGCAAGGCCATCTTTGTCAAGGAACGTTGCCGGTACCTCCTACCTCCAAGCAAGCAGAGATGGCACACATGCAGTGCCTTTCTACCCCCGGGCGACTTCCTGGTGTGCGGGGACCGCCGGGGCTCCGTGTTGCTGTTCCCCTCCCGACCAGATTTGCTCAAGGATCTTGGGGTCGGAGGCAAAGTTGGGGCTGGTACTGGAGCACTTGGAACGGGTAGTGGCAGTGGTGGGAGTGAGAACACCTTGGCTGAGTGGGGCCCTGTGTCCACCCTCCCTTCTCTGCATGGGAAACAGGGTGTGACCTCAGTCACCTGCCATGGTGGCTACGTGTACACTACAGGGCGTGATGGTGCCTACTACCAGCTCTTGGTGCGAGGTGGCCAACTCCAGCCAGTCCTAAGGCAAAAATCCTGTCGAGGTATGAACTGGGTGGCTGGGCTCCGAATGGTGGCTGATGGGAGCATGGTCATCCTGGGTTTCCACGCCAACGAGTTTGTGGTGTGGAGCCCCCGGTCGCATGAGAAGCTGCACATTATCAACTGTGGTGGAGGGCATCGCTCCTGGGCCTTCTCTGATACCGAGGCAGCTATGGCTTTTGCCTACCTCAAGGATGGGGATGTCATGCTGTACCGGGCTCTTGGTGGCTGCACACGGCCACATGTGATTCTCCGGGAGAGCCTACATGGCCGTGAGATCACTTGTGTAAAGCGTGTGGGCACCGTCACCCTGGGGCCTGAATTTGGGGTGCCCAGCTTCATGCAGCCTGACCACCTGGAGCCTGGTAGTGAGGGCCCTGGCCTGATCGACATTGTGATAACGTGCAGCGAGGACACCACCGTCTGTATCCTGGCACTCCCCACAGCCACAGGCTCAGCCCATGCGCTTACAGCTGTCTGTAACCACATCTCCTCGGTGCGTGCAGTGGCTGTGTGGGGCACTGGCACCCCAGGTGGCCCTCAGGATCCTCAGCCTGGCCTGACTGCCCATGTGGTATCTGCGGGGGGCAGGGCTGAGATGCACTGCTTCACAATCATGGTCAGCCCAGACCCTAGCACCCCAAGCCGCCTTGCCTGCCATGTCATGCACCTTTCGTCTCACCGGCTGGATGAGTACTGGGACCGGCAGCGCAATCGGCACCGGATGATCAAGGTGGACCCAGAGACCAG GTACATGTCCCTAGCTGTGTGTGAGCTCGACCGGCCTGGCCTTGGCCCCCTTGTGGCTGCAGCCTGTAGCGATGGGGCAGTGAG GACTCTGGGCAGCGGCTACAGCTCCTGGCTGAAACCTTCCACCACAAGCGCTGTGTGCTCAAGGTCCACTCCTTCACACACGAGGCAACCAATCAGCGGCG GAGACTGTTCCTGTGCAGTGCAGCCACGGATGGCAGCCTGGCCTTCTGGGATCTCACCACTGTGCTGGACCATGGCTCTCCTGCCCTGGTGCCTCCAGCAGACCCTGGGCTTCCCTACC GGCTGGGCAGCCCCTGCCTGA
- the WDR6 gene encoding tRNA (34-2'-O)-methyltransferase regulator WDR6 isoform X1 codes for MDAHEDYVWPRATSELILLPVTGLECVGERLLAGEGPDVLVYTLDFGGHLRMMKRVQNLLGHYLIHGFRVRPEPNGDLDSEAMVAVFGSKGLRIVKIGWGQGRFRELWRSGLWNMSDWIWDARWLEGNMALALGHNSVVLYDPVVGCMLQDVPCTDRCTLSSACLIGDTWKELTIVAGAVSNQLLVWYPAAALIDNKPVAPDRRVSGHVGVIFSMSYLESKGLLATASEDRSVRIWKVGDLRVPGGRVQNIGHCFGHSARVWQVKLLENYLISAGEDCVCLVWSHEGEILQAFRGHQGRGIRAIAAHERQAWVITGGDDSGIRLWHLMGRGYPGSGVSTLGFKSHSRPGALKAVTLAGSWRVLAVTDTGALYLYDLEVKCWEQLLEDKCFQSYCLLEAAPGPEGFGLCAMANGEGHVKVVPINTATAAVDLTLFHGKVHSLSWALRGYEELLLLASGPGGVVACLEISAAPSGKAIFVKERCRYLLPPSKQRWHTCSAFLPPGDFLVCGDRRGSVLLFPSRPDLLKDLGVGGKVGAGTGALGTGSGSGGSENTLAEWGPVSTLPSLHGKQGVTSVTCHGGYVYTTGRDGAYYQLLVRGGQLQPVLRQKSCRGMNWVAGLRMVADGSMVILGFHANEFVVWSPRSHEKLHIINCGGGHRSWAFSDTEAAMAFAYLKDGDVMLYRALGGCTRPHVILRESLHGREITCVKRVGTVTLGPEFGVPSFMQPDHLEPGSEGPGLIDIVITCSEDTTVCILALPTATGSAHALTAVCNHISSVRAVAVWGTGTPGGPQDPQPGLTAHVVSAGGRAEMHCFTIMVSPDPSTPSRLACHVMHLSSHRLDEYWDRQRNRHRMIKVDPETRYMSLAVCELDRPGLGPLVAAACSDGAVRLFLLQDSGQRLQLLAETFHHKRCVLKVHSFTHEATNQRRRLFLCSAATDGSLAFWDLTTVLDHGSPALVPPADPGLPYRLGSPCLTLQAHSCGVNSLHTLPTREGHLVASGSEDGSLHVFVLTVEVPELEEAVGGAELVPQLQVLEEYSLPCAHAAHVTGLKILSPSLMVSASIDQRLTFWRLGHGEPTFMNSTVYHVADVADMDCWPVSPEFGHRCALGGQGLEVYNWYD; via the exons GGTGGACATCTGCGGATGATGAAACGAGTGCAGAACCTGCTTGGCCACTATCTTATTCATGGGTTCCGAGTGCGACCAGAGCCCAACGGAGACCTTGACTCGGAGGCCATGGTGGCGGTGTTTGGGAGCAAGGGACTCCGAATTGTGAAAATTGGCTGGGGACAGGGCCGCTTCCGGGAGCTCTGGCGTTCTGGCCTGTGGAACATGTCTGACTGGATCTGGGATGCCCGTTGGCTTGAGGGGAACATGGCCTTGGCCCTGGGCCACAACTCAGTGGTGCTGTATGACCCTGTGGTAGGGTGCATGCTGCAGGACGTGCCCTGCACGGACAGGTGCACCCTCTCCTCAGCCTGTCTGATTGGAGATACCTGGAAGGAGCTGACCATAGTGGCGGGTGCCGTTTCCAACCAGCTCCTGGTCTGGTACCCAGCAGCTGCTTTAATAGACAATAAGCCAGTAGCCCCCGACCGACGGGTTAGTGGGCACGTGGGTGTCATCTTCAGCATGTCATACCTGGAAAGCAAAGGCCTGTTGGCCACAGCTTCAGAAGACCGAAGTGTTCGCATCTGGAAGGTGGGTGACCTGCGGGTGCCTGGGGGTCGGGTGCAGAATATTGGGCACTGCTTTGGGCACAGTGCCCGTGTATGGCAGGTCAAGCTCCTAGAAAATTACCTTATCAGTGCAGGAGAAGACTGCGTCTGCTTGGTATGGAGCCACGAAGGCGAAATCCTCCAGGCCTTTCGGGGCCACCAGGGCCGTGGGATCCGGGCCATAGCTGCTCATGAGAGACAGGCCTGGGTGATCACTGGGGGCGATGACTCAGGCATCCGGCTATGGCACTTGATGGGGCGTGGGTACCCGGGTTCGGGGGTCTCCACCCTCGGCTTCAAATCCCATAGCAGGCCAGGTGCCCTCAAGGCTGTGACGCTGGCTGGCTCATGGCGAGTACTGGCAGTGACTGATACAGGGGCCCTGTACCTTTATGACCTCGAGGTCAAGTGCTGGGAGCAGCTGCTGGAGGACAAGTGCTTCCAGTCCTACTGCCTCCTGGAGGCAGCCCCTGGTCCTGAGGGCTTCGGACTGTGTGCCATGGCCAATGGGGAAGGTCATGTCAAGGTTGTCCCCATCAACACTGCAACTGCAGCTGTGGACCTGACCCTGTTCCATGGGAAGGTGCACAGCCTGAGCTGGGCCTTGCGTGGCTACGAGGAGCTTCTGTTGCTAGCATCGggccctggtggtgtggtggctTGCCTAGAGATCTCTGCTGCGCCCTCTGGCAAGGCCATCTTTGTCAAGGAACGTTGCCGGTACCTCCTACCTCCAAGCAAGCAGAGATGGCACACATGCAGTGCCTTTCTACCCCCGGGCGACTTCCTGGTGTGCGGGGACCGCCGGGGCTCCGTGTTGCTGTTCCCCTCCCGACCAGATTTGCTCAAGGATCTTGGGGTCGGAGGCAAAGTTGGGGCTGGTACTGGAGCACTTGGAACGGGTAGTGGCAGTGGTGGGAGTGAGAACACCTTGGCTGAGTGGGGCCCTGTGTCCACCCTCCCTTCTCTGCATGGGAAACAGGGTGTGACCTCAGTCACCTGCCATGGTGGCTACGTGTACACTACAGGGCGTGATGGTGCCTACTACCAGCTCTTGGTGCGAGGTGGCCAACTCCAGCCAGTCCTAAGGCAAAAATCCTGTCGAGGTATGAACTGGGTGGCTGGGCTCCGAATGGTGGCTGATGGGAGCATGGTCATCCTGGGTTTCCACGCCAACGAGTTTGTGGTGTGGAGCCCCCGGTCGCATGAGAAGCTGCACATTATCAACTGTGGTGGAGGGCATCGCTCCTGGGCCTTCTCTGATACCGAGGCAGCTATGGCTTTTGCCTACCTCAAGGATGGGGATGTCATGCTGTACCGGGCTCTTGGTGGCTGCACACGGCCACATGTGATTCTCCGGGAGAGCCTACATGGCCGTGAGATCACTTGTGTAAAGCGTGTGGGCACCGTCACCCTGGGGCCTGAATTTGGGGTGCCCAGCTTCATGCAGCCTGACCACCTGGAGCCTGGTAGTGAGGGCCCTGGCCTGATCGACATTGTGATAACGTGCAGCGAGGACACCACCGTCTGTATCCTGGCACTCCCCACAGCCACAGGCTCAGCCCATGCGCTTACAGCTGTCTGTAACCACATCTCCTCGGTGCGTGCAGTGGCTGTGTGGGGCACTGGCACCCCAGGTGGCCCTCAGGATCCTCAGCCTGGCCTGACTGCCCATGTGGTATCTGCGGGGGGCAGGGCTGAGATGCACTGCTTCACAATCATGGTCAGCCCAGACCCTAGCACCCCAAGCCGCCTTGCCTGCCATGTCATGCACCTTTCGTCTCACCGGCTGGATGAGTACTGGGACCGGCAGCGCAATCGGCACCGGATGATCAAGGTGGACCCAGAGACCAG GTACATGTCCCTAGCTGTGTGTGAGCTCGACCGGCCTGGCCTTGGCCCCCTTGTGGCTGCAGCCTGTAGCGATGGGGCAGTGAG GCTCTTTCTCTTGCAGGACTCTGGGCAGCGGCTACAGCTCCTGGCTGAAACCTTCCACCACAAGCGCTGTGTGCTCAAGGTCCACTCCTTCACACACGAGGCAACCAATCAGCGGCG GAGACTGTTCCTGTGCAGTGCAGCCACGGATGGCAGCCTGGCCTTCTGGGATCTCACCACTGTGCTGGACCATGGCTCTCCTGCCCTGGTGCCTCCAGCAGACCCTGGGCTTCCCTACC GGCTGGGCAGCCCCTGCCTGACTCTCCAGGCTCACAGCTGTGGTGTCAACAGCCTGCACACTTTGCCCACACGTGAGGGCCATCTTGTGGCCAGTGGCAGTGAGGATGGCTCCCTCCACGTCTTTGTGCTTACTGTGGAGGTGCCAGAGCTGGAAGAGGCTGTGGGGGGTGCTGAGCTGGTGCCCCAGCTGCAAGTGCTGGAAGAATACTCTCTCCCCTGTGCACATGCTGCCCATGTGACAGGCCTCAAGATCTTAAGCCCAAGCCTCATGGTCTCAGCCTCCATCGACCAACGGCTTACCTTCTGGCGTCTGGGGCATGGTGAGCCCACCTTTATGAACAGTACAGTGTACCACGTAGCAGATGTGGCCGACATGGACTGCTGGCCCGTGAGCCCCGAGTTTGGCCACCGCTGTGCTCTTGGGGGCCAGGGCCTTGAGGTTTACAACTGGTATGACTGA